In a single window of the Tellurirhabdus bombi genome:
- a CDS encoding biotin--[acetyl-CoA-carboxylase] ligase: MYNFRPKTLIIGQKIKYLPSCQSTNDVAAELIAADEAMEGLVVITDNQTAGRGQRGNQWEARAGQNLTISIILQPSFLQASEQFWLNIAVSLGISDWLETYVHDRLKIKWPNDLYIDERKIGGILIENTLQGYSIAWSVVGIGLNINQTQFSNPNATSLLNETPNDSEFVLEEALHLLLTSFEQRYLALRASRTNGAQRNVLKAAYLQRLFRYQEEHDFIADNERFRGIIVGVSETGLLAIQSGERLRYFGFKEVEFVLGNR, from the coding sequence TTGTACAACTTTCGACCCAAAACGCTAATTATTGGCCAAAAAATAAAATACCTGCCAAGTTGTCAGTCCACCAATGATGTCGCTGCCGAACTAATTGCGGCAGACGAAGCCATGGAGGGTCTCGTTGTCATAACGGATAACCAGACTGCCGGGCGGGGGCAGCGTGGCAATCAATGGGAAGCCCGTGCAGGCCAAAATTTAACGATCTCTATTATTCTACAACCGTCTTTCCTTCAGGCTAGTGAACAATTCTGGCTAAACATTGCGGTATCACTCGGTATTAGCGACTGGCTGGAAACGTACGTTCATGACCGGCTAAAAATTAAGTGGCCCAATGATTTATACATTGACGAGCGCAAAATTGGTGGAATACTGATTGAAAATACCTTACAAGGCTATTCAATTGCCTGGTCAGTGGTTGGTATTGGTTTGAACATCAACCAGACGCAATTCAGTAATCCGAACGCAACCTCCTTACTTAATGAAACACCAAATGATAGTGAATTTGTTCTTGAAGAAGCACTTCATTTACTGTTGACAAGCTTTGAGCAACGGTATCTGGCCCTGCGCGCCAGCCGAACCAATGGCGCCCAGCGGAATGTCCTGAAAGCCGCTTACCTGCAACGTCTTTTTCGGTACCAGGAAGAGCACGACTTTATTGCCGATAACGAGCGTTTTCGGGGAATTATTGTTGGAGTCAGCGAAACAGGGCTTTTGGCTATTCAGAGTGGCGAACGGCTTCGTTATTTCGGTTTTAAGGAAGTAGAGTTTGTATTGGGAAATAGATAG
- a CDS encoding GlsB/YeaQ/YmgE family stress response membrane protein, whose translation MEIILGIVGALVGGWIFGNTFSTGASGFLDRVLTAFVGAVIILGIAALFSRRRTT comes from the coding sequence ATGGAAATCATCCTGGGTATTGTAGGGGCGTTAGTTGGTGGCTGGATTTTTGGAAATACATTCTCGACTGGCGCTAGTGGTTTTCTGGACCGTGTCCTGACCGCCTTTGTAGGAGCAGTAATTATTTTAGGTATCGCTGCTCTTTTCTCGCGTCGCCGCACGACGTAG